CGCCAGCTTTTATACACAGTGTGGCCAGGAAGCCAACGCTGACTTGAGAGAAGGAGTGCAAGCAGGTTTCTTAGGGAGCCAACAAATTTAATACTACAAACGGATACAGGTGAGTCCTTAAATTTCAACTTTTTACCTCTACTGTATCACATGTTCATTTGAGTTTAAGCTCTAGAAAACTTGCGATGGTCATTATCTGTGTATCTTTCATCATTAATGTGCAAAATAAAGAATGCTGAACTAGGTTTTGTAGGATATAAATGGATGGGAAAAGGTGAAATTCTTTTGGCATACGATTATACACATTAAATCATATATTGTAACGGTTCTAAAAGAACATGTTCTGGCTGACATGTCTCTcttatttttcacttaaaaattaaaacactgCTTTATCATGTATAGAAAGTTTAGATTAAAAGAAAAGCTTGACATTTTGCAGATAATTCGATGAGCGGTTTGATAGCACTCTCATATTTGTCTGTCACTGACTATGCAGATCAATATCTTGTTTTATATCTCAAAATATATCTTGTTAACCTAACAAGATATATAGTGTTGACTGATGAGCTATGGAGGCACTGGTAGGTggccaggctagcagtttccccttgtttccagtctttatactaagctaagctaactggatgctggctgtagcttcatgtttagTGAAGaaacatgaaagtggtatcgatcttctcatctaactcttatGAAAGGGAAAGGGAGTGGGAGGGgtgttcagttggttgcaatctgcaacctcactgccagatgcctctaaatcctacacattggtGCTTCAACTATTTGGGCCATGTAATATTGAGGTCTATAATACttttctctgtccttctctcctcttcaaGTTTCTGCTGAAAGATCTGCTGAAAAAGGAGCAAAAACTTGAGAGATCAGACTGCATTTACTGGTGAAATGGCTTCTGCTGGTATCCCCGAGGTGATGAATGAAACCACTTTCTTTCACTGCAAACCCAACCAATATGGAACATCGACTGCGCTGATTTTCATGATCATTGAGATGATAGTGGGCTTGCCAGGCAACATAGCAGCCATCTGgattttttatttccacatgAAGTCCTGGAAACCCCACACTCTCTATCTCTTTAATCTGGTTCTAGCTGACTTCCTGCTCCTCATCAGTGTGCCTTTCCGTATCGACACTCACCTGAATGGGGACAATTGGGTGTTTGGACAGGTCTGGTGCCGCATCAACCTCTTCATGCTGTCTGTCAATCGCTCTGCTAGTATTGCATTCATGACAACTGTGGCACTGGATCGTTACTTTAAGGTGATCCACCCACATCATAGCATCAGCCGTATGACCTTAACTCAGGCAGGGAAGATTGCAGGCCTGATCTGGATTTTGGTGATTGCCCTTCGGATTCCGCTGTTGACCATCAACCTCCTGCACCAGCATGACAACCTTGCCCTGTGTCGCAGCTTTAGCTCTTACGAAGTACCTCCTTTGGTGATAAAGGTGCACTATGTGGCCTACATTGCAGAGTTCTTCCTGCCCTGGTTCATGTTGCTGTTCTGCTCGGTCCGGATTACCAGCTACCTGCGCCAACGGCAGATGAACCAGCAGAAGAGCATGTGGAGAGCCATCCTAGCAATAGGGGTGATCAGTTTGGTGTTTACCATCTGCTTCCTGCCAGCTATAGTCACAGGCCTGGGTGGGATTTACATCAAGACGTTCTACCCCGAGGACTGCACATCCTACACACGGATCACCCAGCTCTTTATGGTGTCTATCAGCTTCACCTACCTAAACAGCGCATTGGACCCTGTCATCTACTGTTTCTCCAGCTCCATGTATCGTGACGCCCTCAGGAGCTCCATGAGTCACCTGTGCTTCGTGAAGAAGAATGTCAGACCAACAAGCAGCGTTGCCAATAACTGCTGAAAGGTGACTGAATTATCTATAGCCCCCTTTCTTGTAAGGGTTTATCTCTAGACAATAGACAAGTCAGTGAGAGTCAGTGTTATCAAGATTATTTCATGGAGGAGTTTTGTTTTAGActactgaaaataaatgcttcaataaaatactatatacagtatatttcagtGGATGCAGACAGAAAGTCACCCAGAAAAAGATGAAATCAGTCAACCCTTGTGTGTTGTCTACTAAAGATACTACTGGACTTTGGGATGGGACTTTGTATAAGTCAGTGATGCCTCTCACCCACCTACACACTCAGTCGCTTAGccgcacttttcatttactcactcactcactcactgataTTCACTGACCAACTCCCTCACTCAGTCATGCACTCATAGTGACTGACATTCACTCAGTCACTTTCTCAGTCATTCCTTCACTACAAACTCTTATAAATACACACTTAACTTGGACAGTTACAGCTTGCATTAGAGgaatatgttaatatttttataatgttttatgtctttatttgtgtacaCTGTTCAGACAGTCTGCATTACTTGTTTaagtatttactttttaaatgactgaaatgcaGGTTTAATTACCTGAATGAGTTTGatgcattgctttttttttattactttctaTTTCTGTACACCTGTTTAGcatcttcatttaaaatgttaataaagtgagaCAGTTGtatcttaacattttaagaCACAATTCAAATGGCTATGGTTATTCActgttgtaaatactgtaagtgAGTAATATCAAGTCGCAAGGtaaggaaaaaaatactttaaaagttTAACAAAACTGATTGTACTCCTCAATGCTAGCAGTCAATTACTTAATAGTGTGTTGAGTAGCATGTTGTACATattgcagtttacagtaaaaatctGTAATTGTACCTCTTGTgaaaaaagtgcaaattaaCAGTAATGAATTGCAATCCTTTTGGcagtattttactgtaaaagtagaaaataacagttgtatgctgtatttataaaaacagcaacaaactgtTAATTTCAGCAACAGCAAGACACCACTAATTATAAAGTAAATTAATGGCAACCctgctgcctgtttttttttttgttttttttttttaccattttttgacagaaaaatctTTAACAGTGTACATTACTACTCTGAAGGCAACCTAGTAGCCCAATGGAGACTTTATGATGCTGGACTCATTGACTGAAACGGAGTCGCACCATTGTGTGGCAACAACAGACAACACTAATGGTGGCACtgaacaaaaaaatcagttgttTAAAACGGCatgaaaaacaagtttgttCTCCCAtagttcatcattttattttattttacatatttgagATGACTGGTTGATTAGTTTGGAGGAAGTGTGTCTTATCAAAGGCTTAGAGCACTAAATGCTATCTCACTGCTGAAATATTCAAACTATATGTATGTGGGAGTGACATTAACATGAGAAAATACAGTGAGAGCTGTATTCAGAGAGCTATTCAATATTTATCCTTAAAACTGTATAATATGGATGTGAgcacaaataaaagcagcaaaatgtgAACATGAGTTGATCTGTTGGCACTGATTGTATCTATTTGTTTCCATACACAGTAAAAGATTTACTAGTGTAATTCTCACATGTATTTCTGATAATGAATGGATACAATTTTCACGATATGCTACAAAATATTTatcaaagaggaaaaacaaatgcATAGCTctcacaatacaatacaatctCATTAGCACTTCTGTCGTTTGGCTTTCAGAGTGTGGAGACCCttcattttacatgttattAATTATGCCATATTTAATATGCACCTATGCACAGTGACATAACACAACTGTTTTCTTGCCATGTAATTGTTTTTCTATCCCATCTCTAAAGAAATGACTCCATAGAAGTTATTCTGTGAATTGTGGTTCTCatttacaacacaaaacaaatttgcCTCAATCTTTTCTTTACATTACAGCATCTTTCTTCAATTCTTTAGCTCAAGACAAAAGCTGCATCAGGGGCCTATAGATTCCAATCCAATCAAGGA
This genomic interval from Thunnus thynnus chromosome 14, fThuThy2.1, whole genome shotgun sequence contains the following:
- the hcar1-3 gene encoding hydroxycarboxylic acid receptor 2, coding for MIIEMIVGLPGNIAAIWIFYFHMKSWKPHTLYLFNLVLADFLLLISVPFRIDTHLNGDNWVFGQVWCRINLFMLSVNRSASIAFMTTVALDRYFKVIHPHHSISRMTLTQAGKIAGLIWILVIALRIPLLTINLLHQHDNLALCRSFSSYEVPPLVIKVHYVAYIAEFFLPWFMLLFCSVRITSYLRQRQMNQQKSMWRAILAIGVISLVFTICFLPAIVTGLGGIYIKTFYPEDCTSYTRITQLFMVSISFTYLNSALDPVIYCFSSSMYRDALRSSMSHLCFVKKNVRPTSSVANNC